The Streptomyces sp. TLI_105 DNA segment CGTTTCCAGCAGCGGCCCCGCGTTCGCGATGCACTTCGCCGTGTCCGGTTCCAGGTCCGTGAGCGGGTACGCGCGGCGGATCCCGGCGGTGCCCAGGGCCTCGGGCGGCAGGGCGAGGCGCCCGCAGACCGCGACGACCTCCTTGCCCGCGGCGCGGGCCGCGGCGGCGACCCCGGCCGGGGCCTTGCCGTGGAGGGTCTGCTCGTCGAGGGAGCCCTCGCCGGTGATGACGAGGGTGGCGCGCTCCAGGGCGGGGGCGAAGCCGAGGACCTCCAGCATCAGCTCGATGCCGGGCCGGAAGCTCGCGCCGAGGATGAGCGCGCCGTATCCGATGCCGCCCGCGCCGCCCGCGCCGGGCGCGACGGCGGCCTCGGCGGCCCGGGGGCCGACGGCCTTCTCCAGGACGGTGGCGAAGTGCGCGAGGGCCGCGTCCAGCACCCGGACGTCCTCCGGGGTCGCGCCCTTCTGCGGGCCGTAGACGGCGGGGGCGCCCTTGGGCCCGGTGAGCGGGTTGTCGACGTCGCTCGCGAGGATCAGGTCGACCGAGGCGAAGCGGGGGTCGAGGCCGCTGAGGTCGGCCGTGGCGAGGTCGGCGAGGGGTGCGCCGCCGGGGCCGACGGGCTCGCCGGCCGCGTCGAGGAAACGGGCGCCGAGCGCGGCGAGCATGCCGGCGCCGCCGTCGGTGGTGGCGCTGCCGCCGACGCCGAAGACGAGGGTGGTCGCGCCCGCGTCCAGGGCGGCGCGGAGCAGCTCTCCGGAGCCGTACGTGGTCGCCGTGAGGGGGGCGAACGCACCGGGCGGGAGGAGCTGGAGGCCCGAGGCCTCCGCCATCTCGACGACCGCGGTGGTGCCGCGCAGCGCGAACGCCGCGGTGACCGGCTCGCCGAGCGGGCCCGTCACGCGGACCTCGCGCCGCTCGAAGCCAGCCGCGACGGCCGCCGCGACGGTGCCGTCGCCGCCGTCCGCCACGGGGAGCGTCTCCACCGTGAGCTCCGGGACGACCCGTCGCAGTCCTGCTGTGACCCGCTCCGCGACCTGCACGGCCGTGAGCGAGCCCTTGAACTTGTCGGCCGCCACGAGCACGTGAGCGACCTGAGTTGCTGCCCCGTCCGTCACCTTGCATCCCTTGCTTTCGAACGTGCAGTCGCGCCGAGGCAGACCCTATCCGTACGGCCAGACGGCGTGCCACCCCCTGATAAGGCGATATTCCGCACCATAGTGGGGTCACATGAGCACGGAAAAGATCGTTCCTGACGACAGGCCCGACGGCAAGGTCATCGGGATCGGGGTCGCGGCCGTGGTCGCGGTCGTCTGCTGGGCGGCGCTGGGCGAGGACTCGTTCGACAGCGCGTCCTCCTCCGCCCTGAAGTGGGTGCTGTCGAATTTCGCCTGGCTCTTCGTGGTCGCGGCGGACACCTTCCTGGTGTTGTGCGTGGTGATCGCGCTGAGCCGCTTCGGCCGGATCAGGCTGGGCCCGGACGACTCGGAGCCGGAGTTCACGAATCTGGCGTGGATCGCGATGATGTTCAGCGCCGGAATGGGCATCGGTCTGATGTTCTACGGGGTCGGGGAGCCGTTGACGCATTTCCTGAACCCGCCCCCGGCGACCGGGGTCCCGGCGGGGACGGGTGCGGCGGCCCGGACGGCTCTGGAGTACTCGTTCTTCCACTGGACGCTGACCCCGTGGGCGATCTACGGGATCGCGGGCCTCGCGCTCGCGTACGCGGGCTTCCGCAAGGGGCGGGGGAACCGGCTGAGCTCCGCCTTCGTGCCGCTGATGGGGGCGCGCCGGGCGGATTCCTGGCCGGGCAAGGCGATCGATCTCCTCGCGGTGTTCGCGACGGTGTTCGGCACGGCGACGAGTCTGGGGCTCGGCGCCCTCCAGGTCGCCGAGGGGCTGAACCTGACGATGGACGTGGAGAACTCGACGGCCACGCAGCTGATCGTCATCGTGGCGCTGTCGGCGGCGTTCGTGCTGTCGGCGTTCTCCGGTCTCCACAAGGGCGTGAAGTGGCTGTCCACGCTGAACATCGTCCTCGCGGCCTGTCTGATGCTCTTCGTGTTCCTGCTCGGCCCGACCGTCTACATCCTGGACACCGTCCCGGCCTCCGTCGGCGGCTATCTGCACCAGCTGCTGCCGATGGCCAGTCGTACGGGCGCGTTCACCGACCGCGACTGGCTGGGGGCGTGGACGATCTTCTACTGGGCGTGGTGGCTGTCCTGGGCGCCGTTCGTCGGCACCTTCATCGCCCGGATCTCGCGCGGCCGGACGATCCGGGAGTTCCTGGTGGGGGTGCTCCTCGTGCCGTCGGGGGCGACGGTGGTGTGGTTCTGCGTGATGGGCGGGACCGCGATCCGGCTGGAGTCGACGGGCGCGGCGGACCTGGCGACGGCGGTGAAGGACGGCGCGGAGGCCTCGCTGTTCGCGATGCTGGAGGCGCTGCCGATCGGGACGGTGACGTCGGTCGTCGCGATGCTCCTGGTGATGACGTACTTCATCACGAGCGCGGACTCGGCCTCGCTGGTGATGGGTTCGCTGACGAGCCGCGGCTCGCTCCATCCGCCGACCTGGCTCGTGGTGACCTGGGGCGTCCTGATGGCCGCCGTGGCGGCGGTGCTGCTGGTGGTGGGCGGTCTGAACTCGCTGCAGACGGCGACGATCCTGGTGGCGCTGCCCTTCGTGGTCGTGATGCTGGTGCTGTGCTTCGCGCTCCTGAAGGAGCTGCGGGCGGACCCGGGGGCGGGCCCGGCCCGGCACCAGGCCCTGCACGGGCTGCGGGACGCGGTGCGGACCCTGGTGGGGGAGGCGATGACCGAGCAGGCCGGCGCCCCCCTCCACGACCGGCCCCGGGAGGCGGCGAAGGCCCGTATCGGCGCGGAGCCCCCCGACGGCGCGGTCCGAGGCTCCGGCGCGGAGCCGCCCGGGGACTGAACGCCGACGCGCGCCCGGCCGCCGGATTCGGTACACCGGAGGTATGGGGTTCACGGACGGGGAGCTCGGGGACCGGATCCTGGGCGGCTGGACGGGCCGGATCGCCGGGAACATGCTCGGCAAGCCCGTGGAGCAGGGGGACCACTGGCCCCGGGAGCGCATCGACGCGTATCTGCGGCTGACCGGGGCGCTCCCGCTGACGGACTACCTCCCTCCCCCGCCGCCCGGGGCGGAGGGCTTCGAGCTGCGGCCCGAGTGGGAGCGGTGCGTGCGGGGCGGGATCGACGGCAGCTGCCGGGACGACGACGTCGACTGGTCGGTCCTGGGCCTGCACCTCCTGGAGACGTACGGCTTCGCGTTCACCACCGAGCAGGTCGGCGAGGAGTGGCTGCTGCGGCTGCCGTACCTGCAGACGTTCACGGCGGAGCGGGCCGCCTACCGGAACCTCGCGAACGGGCTGCGGCCGCCGTTGACGGCCACGTACGACAATCCGTACCAGGAGTGGATCGGGGCGCTGATCCGGGCCGACGTCTACGGCTGGACCTGTCCCGGCGATCCGCGCCGGGCCGCCTCGCTGGCCCGCCGGGACGCGGTCCTCTCGCACACGGGGAACGGCGTGTACGGGGCGATGTGGGCGGCGGCGCTGGTCGCGGCGGCCTTCACCGCGCCGGACCTGCGGTCGGCCCTGGAGACGAGTCTGGAGCGGGTGCCGGCGGGCAGTCGGCTCGCCCGGACCGTACGGGGCGCGATCGCGCTGTACGAGGCGGGGCTCGGCTGGTCGGAGGCGCTCACCGAGCTCGCGGGGCGGACGGCGGGCCTCGGCTGGATCCACACCGTCCCGAACGCGGCCGTCCTGACGGCCGGACTCCTGTACGGAGAAGGGGACTTCACCCGGACGATCGCGCTGACCGTCCGCGGCGGCCTGGACACCGACTCCAACGGGGCGACGGCCGGTTCGGTGGCCGGGGTCCGCTGTGGTGCGGCCGCGATCCCGCCGCAGTGGTCGGAGCCCCTGCGGGACCGGGTGCGCAGCGCCGTCTTCGGCTTCGACGGGGTCCGCATCAGCGAACTGGCGGATCGGACCCTGCGGTTGGCCGAGCGGACGGAGTGAGCGCCGGCTCGGGATCGACGGGCCGCTCCAGGGACGAGAGGGCCGCCGCGATGAGCAGCAGAGCGCCGACGCCCAGAGCGAGGACGCCGACGAGGGCCCAGAAGCACCCGCCCAGGAGCAGGCGGGTGCGCCGGTCGGAGGTCTCCGGCACCTCAGCCCTGCGGGGGTTCCGGCGGGACGATCTCGCCGGTGCGCTGCGGTTCGTCCCGGCTGACGGCCCGGGCCTCGGTGCGGTGGCCGCGGGCGATGTAGTCGCGGACCACCGCCTCGACGGCGTCCTGGGGGTTGCCGATGCCTGCCAGGACCATGACTTCCACGACGAGTTCGGCGTCGAGACCGATGTTCACCTTGGCCATGGCGGGAACCTAGCAGCCCGCTCAGAAGAGGGCCTCCGGTGCCTCCGCGCCCGACTCGAAGGCGAGCAGTCGCTGCTTGCGGTCCAAACCGCCCCCGTAGCCGGTGAGACCGCCGCCCGCACCGATCACCCGGTGGCAGGGGACGATGATGCTGACGGGGTTCTTGCCGTTGGCGAGGCCCACGGCGCGGGAGGCGCCGGGACTGCCGAGCTCCTCGGCGAGTTCGCCGTACGTCCGGGTCTCCCCGTACGGGATGCGAAGCAGCTGCTCCCAGACCCGCAGCTGGAACGGGGTGCCGATCAGGTTCAACGGCAGGTCGAACGCGGTGAGTTCGCCCGCGAAGTAGGCGTCGAGCTGGCGGATCGCCTCGCCGAAGGGCCGCGGGTCGGGCTCGCCGAAGGTCTCCTCGGGCGGGCGGTGGCGCTGGCCGGTCATGTGGACGCGGCTGAGGACGCCGTCGACGGCCACGAGCGTCAGCGGCTCGTACGGGCTGTCGACGACGGTGTGTCGGATGGCGGGCATGGGGCGGAGTCCTTTACGCGGGCAGGTGGTTGATCGGGTGGTCGTCGGTCGCCCAGAGGTACTGGACGGCGTAGGCACGCCAGGGACGCCAGTGCGCGGCGCGGGCGGTGAGCGCGGCCGGGGTGCCGGGCAGGCCGAGTCCCTCGGCCGCGCGGCGCACGCCGAGGTCGCCGGGGAGGAAGGCGTCGGGGTCGCCGAGGGCCCGCATGGCGATGATCTCGGTGGTCCAGGGTCCGAAGCCGGGCAGGGCGAGCAGCCGGGCGCGGGCCTCCTCGCGGTCGTCGGCGGGGCCGAGCGGGAGCGAGCCGTCGGCGAGGGCCCGGACGAGGGTGAGGAGGGTGGTGCGGCGGCTGCGCGGCAGGGCGAGGCTCTCGGGGTCGAGAACGGCGAGCGCCTCGGGGTCCGGGAAGAGGTGGGTCAGTCCGCCCTCGGGGTCCTCGATCGGGACGCCGTGCGCGGTGACCAGGCGGGCGGCGTGGGTGCGGGCGGCGGCGGTGGACACCTGCTGGCCGAGGACGGCCCGTACGGCGAACTCGGCGGGGTCGACGGTCCCGGGGACGCGGCGGCCGGGTGCCTTGTCGACGAGCGGGGCGAGCAGCGGGTCGGTGCGGAGCCGCTCGTCGACGGCGACGGGGTCGGCGTCGAGGTCGAGGAGCCGGCGGCAGCGGCTGATGGCGTGGGTGAGGTCGCGCGGGTCGGTGAGGAAGAGGCGGCAGGCGATGTGGTCGGCGCGGGGGGCGAGGGTGACGATGCCGTGGCCGTACGGGAGGTTCAGCGTCCGCCGGTAGGCGCCGTCGCGCCACTCCTCCACGCCGGGGACGGCGGTCGCGGCGAGGTGGCCGAAGAGGTTGGAGGGTTCGAGGGGGGCGCGGAACGGCAGCCGGAGGCCGAAGACGCCGGGGGTCGCGGTCGCCCGGACCGGCGACCGGCGGGCCGCGCGGGCGCGGAGCTCGCCGGGGGTGAGGGCGAAGACCTCGCGGACGGTGTCGTTGAAGGTGCGGATGGAGGAGAAGCCGGCCGCGAAGGCGATCTCGCCGAAGGCCATCGGGGTGGTCTCGATGAGCAGCCGGGCGGTCTGGGCGCGCTGGGCGCGGGCCAGGGCGAGCGGTCCGGCACCCAGTTCGGCGAGGAGCTGGCGTTCGATCTGGCGGGTGGACCAGCCGAGCCGGCGGGCGAGTCCGGGGACGCCCTCCCGGTCGACGACGCCGTCCTGGATGAGCCGTACGGCACGGGCGACGGCGTCGGCCCGGACGTTCCACTGGGGCGAGCCGGGGCTGGTGTCGGGCCGGCACCGCTTGCAGGCCCGGTAGCCGGCGCGCTGGCAGGAGGCGGCGCTGGGGTGGAACTCCATGTTCTCGGGCTTGGGCGGGACGGCCGGGCAGCTGGGCCGGCAGTAGATCCGGGTGGTGCGGACGGCGGTGAAGAACACGCCGTCGAAGCGCGCCTCCTTGGACTGGACGGCCCGCACGCAGCGCTCGGTGTCGGTGTGCATGGTTCCAGGATCGGGGACGGACGGCTCGCGGGCTGGCGAGAAAACGACATGGACGTCCGTCCCCGTCCCTGCCGCCTCAGACGGTGACGGTCCGGTAGTGGGTGGTCAGTCGGCCGTCCTCGCCGAGGACGTGGAAGGCGAGGGCGGGCGGCAGGTCGAGATGGACGTGCGGGTTCTCGGGGCTCGGGTTCTCCCAGGGCAGCCGGAGGGCGGAGCCGACGCCGGGCGCGACGAGCAGCGGGCGCCCGGCGAAGGTCGTGGCGGCCGCCGTGTGGGCGTGGCCCGCGAGGAAGGCCGTCAGGTGGGGGTGGCGGTCGGCGAGCGCGGCGAGCCGCTCCTCGCCGAACTGCCGGATCCCGTCCACGTACGGGGTGTGCAGCGGGACCGGCGGGTGGTGGAAGGCGACCAGGACGGGCACGTCGTGCGGGGTGCCGGCGAGGACGCCGTCGAGCCACTCGATCGTCTCGTCCTCCAGGAGGCCCTGGTCCTCGCCGGGCACCGAGGAGTCGCAGAGGGCGATGACGAAACCCTCGCCCCTCAGCACCTGGTTGACGGGGGCGTGGGGTCGTGCCGTCGCCTCCTCCTGGAGGAGGCCCTTGCGGAAGGCGGCGCGGTCGTCGTGGTTGCCGGGGCAGACGAGCAGCGGGTGACGGGAGGTCAGCAGCTCCCGCGCCACCGCGTACTCGGCCGGGGTCGCGTGGTCGGCGATGTCACCGGTGACGAGGACGGCCGCCAGGTCGTACGGCAGCTCCTCCAGGTAGCGCAGGACGGCGCGGGTCCGGTCCGCGCTGCGCTGCTCCTCGTCGATGTGGACGTCGCTGACGTGGGCGATGACGATCATGCGGGTCGGACCTCCGTGGGTGCGTGTGAACGGACGTTCACACGCGACCGTACGATGATCATGACTGGGCGGGAAGGGCCGCTTCGGGACCGGTGGACCGCTCTTCGGGCCGTCTACTCGAAGCGGGTGGTGTCCCCCGCGCCGCGACGGACGATCTCGGGCTCGCCGCTGGAGAAGTCGACGACGGTGGTGGGTTCGGTGCCGCACTCGCCGGAGTCGAGCACCGCGTCCACCTGGTGGTCGAGCCGCTCCTTGATCTCCCAGCCCTGGGTGAGGGGTTCGGCCTCGTCGGGCAGGAGCAGGGTGCTGGAGAGCAGCGGCTCGCCGAGTTCGGCCAGGAGGGCCTGGGTGACGACGTGGTCGGGGATGCGGACGCCGACCGTCTTCTTCTTGGGGTGCAGCAGCTGGCGGGGCACCTCCTTGGTGCCCGGCAGGATGAAGGTGTACGCGCCGGGGGTGGACGCCTTGACCGCGCGGAAGACGTCGTTGTCGATGTGCACGAGCTGGCCCAGCTGGGCGAAGTTCGCGCACATCAGCGTGAAGTGGTGCCGGTCGTCGAGGTCGCGGATGGCGCGGATCCGGCTGATGCCGTCACGGCTGCCGATGCGGCTGCCCAGCGCGTAGCAGGAGTCGGTCGGGTACGCGACGAGCGCCCCGTTCCGGATGGAGTCGGCCACCGCGTTGATGGTGCGGGGCTGGGGGTTGTCGGGGTGCACGTCGAAGTACTTGGCCATGGGACCAGTCTATTTTCGCAGGCTCCGCCAGACGGCCTTCGCCGCGTTGTGCCCGGACATGCCGTGCACGCCGGGGCCGGGCGGGGTCGCCGAGGAGCAGAGGAAGACCGCCGGGTGCGGGGTCGCGTAGGGGCGGAGGGACAGCGTGGGGCGCAGCAGGAGCTGGAGGCCGCGGGCGGCGCCGCAGGCGATGTCGCCGCCGATGTAGTTGGCGTTGCGCTCGGCGAGTTCGGGCGGGCCGGCGGTGGCGCGGGCCAGGACGCGGTCGCGGAAGCCGGGGGCGAAGCGCTCGATCTGACGCTCGATCGCCTCGGTGAGGTCGCCGCGCCAGCCGTTGGGCACGTGGCCGTACGCCCAGAAGACGTGCTTGCCCTCGGGGGCGCGGGAGGGGTCGACGAGGCTCGGCTGGGCGGTGATGAGGAAGGGCGCGTCGGGGGCGGTGCCCGAGGAGGCCTCGCGCAGGGCGGTGCCGATCTCGCCGGCGGTGGGGCCGACCTGGACGGTGCCGGCGCGGCGGGCCTCCTCGGCGGTCCAGGGCACGGGCCCGTCGAGCGCGTAGTCGATCTTGAAGGCGGCGGCGCCGTACTTGTAGTGGTCGTAGTGCCCGCCGAAGCCGGCGATCCGGGCCAGGGCGGTGGGCGAGGTGTCGAAGACGTAGGCGCGGGCCGGCGGCAGGTCGTCGAGCCGCTTGACCTCGAAGTCGGTGTGGACGGCGCCGCCGAGGTCCTTGAGGTAGGCGGCGAGGGCGTCGGAGATCGACTGCGAGCCGCCCCGGGGCATCGGCCAGCCACCCGTGTGCGCGGCGAGCGCGAAGACCAGGCCGACGGCGCCGGTGGCGATGCCGTCGAGCGGGGCGATGACATGGGCGACGAGCCCGGCGAAGAGCGCGCGGGCCTTCTCGTCCCGGAACCTTCGCATCAGCCAGGTGGACGGCGGC contains these protein-coding regions:
- a CDS encoding AlkA N-terminal domain-containing protein, which encodes MHTDTERCVRAVQSKEARFDGVFFTAVRTTRIYCRPSCPAVPPKPENMEFHPSAASCQRAGYRACKRCRPDTSPGSPQWNVRADAVARAVRLIQDGVVDREGVPGLARRLGWSTRQIERQLLAELGAGPLALARAQRAQTARLLIETTPMAFGEIAFAAGFSSIRTFNDTVREVFALTPGELRARAARRSPVRATATPGVFGLRLPFRAPLEPSNLFGHLAATAVPGVEEWRDGAYRRTLNLPYGHGIVTLAPRADHIACRLFLTDPRDLTHAISRCRRLLDLDADPVAVDERLRTDPLLAPLVDKAPGRRVPGTVDPAEFAVRAVLGQQVSTAAARTHAARLVTAHGVPIEDPEGGLTHLFPDPEALAVLDPESLALPRSRRTTLLTLVRALADGSLPLGPADDREEARARLLALPGFGPWTTEIIAMRALGDPDAFLPGDLGVRRAAEGLGLPGTPAALTARAAHWRPWRAYAVQYLWATDDHPINHLPA
- a CDS encoding L-threonylcarbamoyladenylate synthase is translated as MAKYFDVHPDNPQPRTINAVADSIRNGALVAYPTDSCYALGSRIGSRDGISRIRAIRDLDDRHHFTLMCANFAQLGQLVHIDNDVFRAVKASTPGAYTFILPGTKEVPRQLLHPKKKTVGVRIPDHVVTQALLAELGEPLLSSTLLLPDEAEPLTQGWEIKERLDHQVDAVLDSGECGTEPTTVVDFSSGEPEIVRRGAGDTTRFE
- a CDS encoding type II toxin-antitoxin system VapB family antitoxin, whose translation is MAKVNIGLDAELVVEVMVLAGIGNPQDAVEAVVRDYIARGHRTEARAVSRDEPQRTGEIVPPEPPQG
- a CDS encoding ADP-ribosylglycohydrolase family protein, with translation MGFTDGELGDRILGGWTGRIAGNMLGKPVEQGDHWPRERIDAYLRLTGALPLTDYLPPPPPGAEGFELRPEWERCVRGGIDGSCRDDDVDWSVLGLHLLETYGFAFTTEQVGEEWLLRLPYLQTFTAERAAYRNLANGLRPPLTATYDNPYQEWIGALIRADVYGWTCPGDPRRAASLARRDAVLSHTGNGVYGAMWAAALVAAAFTAPDLRSALETSLERVPAGSRLARTVRGAIALYEAGLGWSEALTELAGRTAGLGWIHTVPNAAVLTAGLLYGEGDFTRTIALTVRGGLDTDSNGATAGSVAGVRCGAAAIPPQWSEPLRDRVRSAVFGFDGVRISELADRTLRLAERTE
- a CDS encoding BCCT family transporter codes for the protein MSTEKIVPDDRPDGKVIGIGVAAVVAVVCWAALGEDSFDSASSSALKWVLSNFAWLFVVAADTFLVLCVVIALSRFGRIRLGPDDSEPEFTNLAWIAMMFSAGMGIGLMFYGVGEPLTHFLNPPPATGVPAGTGAAARTALEYSFFHWTLTPWAIYGIAGLALAYAGFRKGRGNRLSSAFVPLMGARRADSWPGKAIDLLAVFATVFGTATSLGLGALQVAEGLNLTMDVENSTATQLIVIVALSAAFVLSAFSGLHKGVKWLSTLNIVLAACLMLFVFLLGPTVYILDTVPASVGGYLHQLLPMASRTGAFTDRDWLGAWTIFYWAWWLSWAPFVGTFIARISRGRTIREFLVGVLLVPSGATVVWFCVMGGTAIRLESTGAADLATAVKDGAEASLFAMLEALPIGTVTSVVAMLLVMTYFITSADSASLVMGSLTSRGSLHPPTWLVVTWGVLMAAVAAVLLVVGGLNSLQTATILVALPFVVVMLVLCFALLKELRADPGAGPARHQALHGLRDAVRTLVGEAMTEQAGAPLHDRPREAAKARIGAEPPDGAVRGSGAEPPGD
- a CDS encoding methylated-DNA--[protein]-cysteine S-methyltransferase yields the protein MPAIRHTVVDSPYEPLTLVAVDGVLSRVHMTGQRHRPPEETFGEPDPRPFGEAIRQLDAYFAGELTAFDLPLNLIGTPFQLRVWEQLLRIPYGETRTYGELAEELGSPGASRAVGLANGKNPVSIIVPCHRVIGAGGGLTGYGGGLDRKQRLLAFESGAEAPEALF
- a CDS encoding glycerate kinase, producing the protein MTDGAATQVAHVLVAADKFKGSLTAVQVAERVTAGLRRVVPELTVETLPVADGGDGTVAAAVAAGFERREVRVTGPLGEPVTAAFALRGTTAVVEMAEASGLQLLPPGAFAPLTATTYGSGELLRAALDAGATTLVFGVGGSATTDGGAGMLAALGARFLDAAGEPVGPGGAPLADLATADLSGLDPRFASVDLILASDVDNPLTGPKGAPAVYGPQKGATPEDVRVLDAALAHFATVLEKAVGPRAAEAAVAPGAGGAGGIGYGALILGASFRPGIELMLEVLGFAPALERATLVITGEGSLDEQTLHGKAPAGVAAAARAAGKEVVAVCGRLALPPEALGTAGIRRAYPLTDLEPDTAKCIANAGPLLETVASDIARDFLR
- a CDS encoding NAD(P)/FAD-dependent oxidoreductase, yielding MLDAVVVGAGPNGLTAAVELARRGLSVAVFEAKSTVGGGARTEELTLPGFRHDPCSAVHPLGAASPVFKSMPLDRYGLEWLHPELPMAHPWDDGTAAVLARSVAETAASFGPRDAGTYRRLVAPFLGKWDTLVSDFMQLPLTALPRDPVTLARFGLAGLPPSTWLMRRFRDEKARALFAGLVAHVIAPLDGIATGAVGLVFALAAHTGGWPMPRGGSQSISDALAAYLKDLGGAVHTDFEVKRLDDLPPARAYVFDTSPTALARIAGFGGHYDHYKYGAAAFKIDYALDGPVPWTAEEARRAGTVQVGPTAGEIGTALREASSGTAPDAPFLITAQPSLVDPSRAPEGKHVFWAYGHVPNGWRGDLTEAIERQIERFAPGFRDRVLARATAGPPELAERNANYIGGDIACGAARGLQLLLRPTLSLRPYATPHPAVFLCSSATPPGPGVHGMSGHNAAKAVWRSLRK
- a CDS encoding metallophosphoesterase, translated to MIVIAHVSDVHIDEEQRSADRTRAVLRYLEELPYDLAAVLVTGDIADHATPAEYAVARELLTSRHPLLVCPGNHDDRAAFRKGLLQEEATARPHAPVNQVLRGEGFVIALCDSSVPGEDQGLLEDETIEWLDGVLAGTPHDVPVLVAFHHPPVPLHTPYVDGIRQFGEERLAALADRHPHLTAFLAGHAHTAAATTFAGRPLLVAPGVGSALRLPWENPSPENPHVHLDLPPALAFHVLGEDGRLTTHYRTVTV